A single window of Methylocella tundrae DNA harbors:
- a CDS encoding SDR family NAD(P)-dependent oxidoreductase, which produces MPVSLQGRIALVTGASRGVGRALALELARAGAHIIALARTQGALEDLDDAIRAEGSEATLTPCDITDFDALDRLGRAIYDRWGKLDILVGNAGVLGSITPLGHIEPKEWDEVLAVNVTANWRLIRSLDPLLRASDAGRAVFLTSSVAHAADFRPYWGAYAVSKAALNALVRTYAVETMNITAIKVMAVNPGPLRTRMRAKAMPGEDPMTLRTPEDFAPKVAALCSPDWTETGKLYDFPQDRVLSFTAPA; this is translated from the coding sequence ATGCCTGTTTCCCTTCAAGGCCGTATCGCCCTCGTCACCGGGGCGTCCCGTGGCGTCGGCCGCGCCCTCGCGCTCGAACTCGCCAGAGCCGGCGCGCATATCATCGCGCTCGCCCGCACCCAGGGCGCGCTCGAGGATCTCGACGACGCCATCCGCGCCGAAGGGAGCGAAGCGACGCTCACGCCCTGCGACATCACGGATTTCGACGCGCTCGACCGTCTCGGGCGGGCGATTTATGACCGCTGGGGCAAGCTCGATATTCTCGTCGGCAACGCGGGCGTTCTGGGTTCAATAACGCCCCTCGGCCACATCGAGCCGAAAGAATGGGACGAAGTTTTGGCGGTCAATGTCACCGCCAACTGGCGGCTCATCCGGTCGCTCGACCCGCTGCTGCGCGCGTCGGACGCGGGCCGCGCGGTCTTCCTGACTTCCAGCGTCGCCCATGCTGCTGATTTCCGGCCCTATTGGGGCGCCTATGCCGTCTCGAAAGCCGCGCTCAATGCTTTGGTGCGAACATACGCCGTCGAAACCATGAACATCACCGCGATCAAGGTCATGGCCGTCAATCCGGGGCCGTTGCGCACGCGCATGCGCGCAAAGGCGATGCCGGGCGAAGACCCGATGACTTTGCGCACGCCGGAAGATTTCGCGCCGAAAGTCGCCGCCCTTTGTTCGCCGGACTGGACCGAGACCGGCAAGCTCTATGACTTTCCGCAAGATCGCGTGCTGAGTTTTACGGCGCCTGCGTAA